The sequence below is a genomic window from Tenacibaculum tangerinum.
AATGACTTTTGCCACTTCTTCATTGGGAGTAAAATGTGGTGTTTTTTCAGAAAAACCTATGAATGGGGCTACTAAAAAATTACTGGGAGGAATGTAGGTATTAGAAGTTTGTCGTATGATTTCAATAGCGTTATGATGTATACCTACTTCTTCATGAGTTTCTCTTAAAGCAGTTGTTTGCAAAGTGCTATCTTGTTTGTCAAATTTACCGCCCGGAAAGCTAATTTGTGACGAATGTGTTCCGTTATAACTGGCTCTTTCAGTAAGTAAAAACCGTGTTTGATTGTTGTTGTCAGGGTAAAACAATGCCAAAACGGCTGCTTTTTTTGGATTTTTACTTTGTATGAATTCTTCAGAAAACTGTGTTCTTAACCTTGGAGCTAATTTGAATTGAGAGTCTAAACCGCCTAGTTGCTTTTGCTGTAGTTTTTCTATTTGATTGATAAAATCAAAAAAAATCATTCGTTTTTAGTATTTTAGAACAAACTTATCAATTTATGATACAAAAAGTATAAAATTTTGGCTTGAATTTTGATTTGTGTTACTGTGTAGAATTAATTTAATATGAATAAACAAAATAAATATCAAAAATTAGCATTGAGTTTGTTGTTTGATGCTATTGGGTATGCATCTTATTTAATACCTGGTTTAGGTGAATTATCAGATATCGTTTGGGCACCTGCGTCAGCATATTTAATGACAAAAATGTATAAAGGAAATAAAGGAAAAATTGCAGGAGCAATCACTTTTATTGAAGAGGCAATGCCTGGATTGGATGTGATACCAACTTTTACTTTAATGTGGTTATTTACCTATGCGTTTTCATCTAATAAAGAAAAGAAGACGATAGAGGTATAGTATTTTAATAAAGAGTTTGTAATAAATAGGTTTTCTCAATTAGAAAGCTTCTTTTAAGTTCTTCTTGTGTTTTAATACTGTTCTTAAAATAGTTGTTTCTTTTTTGAGATTATAGAAAACTCAAACTATAGTTGTGTGAGTTCGATATAAAATATTAAACTGAATTACCTAAAAATCAACAGTGTATTATGTCGATAGCATGAAGTACGCATAATGAGGCATCTCAAGAATATGAGTTGCTTATATAGGTGAGATGCCTCTCTTTCGTTCGGAATGATAGTTTTTTCTCTTTGGTTAGGATGATGCTTTTATATGGGTTTGGAAGGTAAGATGTTTAAAATCAATACTATGTATTCAGTGTTTACATTGTAGTCTTTTACTTTTTAAGAATGAAAAAACTTTTTCTTGTTTTGAGTCTGCGTTAATTATTTTTAGCTTTTATAAAATCTGAAATTAAGTAACTGATATACTTTCCTACTTGTCCGTTCGCAATTTCATCTCTAACTACTGCTGGTGCACCCTCGCAAATATGTAAATACGAAGCATTTTGTAGTTTTCCAAAATAATGTGTAAATCGACGTGCTTGCTGTGGTGTAAATCCGCTTGGTGTCATTGCGCTACTAGGAAAGTATTGTACGCAATCCAAATCGATTTCAATTCCAAAAGGAATGTCTTTTATAAAGTTTTCAGCACGTTGTAATTCACTTTGAAAAGAAGTAGTTTGGTATACTTCCAACTCTTCAAAAGTATTGTATTCTAGGTTGATGTTATCATGAATCATTTCAAAAATATACTGGGGGGTATAGTTTTCATGCAACCCGAACATAAAATAATTTTGAATAAAACCTTCGTGTAAAGCATACGAAAATCCGTTACCACTGTGGCGTTCCTCTAAACGACGTAAATCGGTATGCGCATCTAAGTTAATCACATTTACAGGTTGGTTTTTTCCTTCAGAAAGGCCTTTAATATTTCCGTAGGCATTGTTATGTCCTCCACCAATAATAATAGGGATTTTACCACTCTCAACAATTGTTTTGATAAGGTTTGAAAGCTCTTTATCAATAGCTTTCACTAACAAGTCGCCTTTTTCTCTATCAGAAATGTCAAAATCATATACATCGTCCAAACAATCTAAATAGCCTAAAATTAAGATATCATTTCCGTCGATAAACTGATTTTGTTGGGTGTTTAAAAACGATTTTAAAGCAGGAATAAAAGCAGTGTGCGCCCCCCTTTTCCACCATTCATACGAACACCAATATCTTCTGGGATTCCCAGAATAACAAAAGAAGCAGTTGAATTTTCAAGGGCTGTTTGTACTTCTTTTTTGGCGTCGATTACTTCAACATACTCTCCTAATTTTGTTTCTCCTTCACGAGGAGTTACAAATTCTTGTAGGCTTTTTTCGTTAAATATTGTTAGCATATTGTGTTGTCATTCCTGCGTAGGCAGGAATCTTTTTGTTAGTTATACCAGTTTTTAGCTAAATCGTCCCAATTAGGATTCCCTTTAACTACTAAGTTTATTTTCCATACTCTTTTCCACTTTTTCATATTTTTTTCTCTTTTTATGGCTTCTTCTATCAGTTGGTACTTTTCAAAATAAATCAATTTATCTAGGTTATACTTAGAAGAAAAACCTTTTACAATTTTGTTTTTATGCTCAAAGATTCTTCTTTCAAGATTGTTAGTAACACCAATATATAAAACACCATCTTTTTTGTTTGTAATGATATAAACATAATATTGATGATGAGTTGTGTGCATGTTCATAAGCTTTGAGAGATTCCTGCCTGCGCAGGAACGACACGTTTATTAGTACACTTCATTCCCATTAATAAATACGGTATCGATTAAATTACTTCCGAAGGAATAGGGCAAAAACCCATACGAAGGAATTTCTTTCGTTAGGATTAAATTGGCTCTTTTACCCTTGGTAATACTTCCAACCTCATTAGATAAATTCATTGCATAGGCTCCATTAATCGTTGCTGCGTTAATTGCTTCTTCTGGGGTCATTTTCATTTTAATACAAGCGGTTGCTACGACAAAATTCATGTTTCCTGATGGCGTAGATCCTGGGTTGTAATCAGTGGCTAAAGCCAAAGGCAATCCAGCTTTGATGATATCACGAGCAGGAGTGTATGGAATGCTTAAAAAGTACGAACACGAGGGTAAGGCTACAGGCATGGTTTGTGTTCCTTTTAAAGCCTCGATATCTTCTGAATTCATTACTTCTAAGTGGTCTACCGACAAGGCATGGTGTTTTACACTTACTTGTACGCCGCCAATAGTTGTAAACTGATTTACGTGTACTTTTGGCGTGAGTCCGTATGATTGCGCAGCGGTTAAAATTTGATCAGTATCTTCTACCGAGAAATACCCAGTTTCGCAGAAAGCATCTACAAAATCAGCAAGGTTTTCTTCGGCAACTTTAGGCAACATCTCTTTAATAATTAAATTGATATAGCCTTCTTTGTTATTTTTGTATTTGGTGGGAAAAGCATGCGCTCCTAAAAAAGTAGCTTTGATAGGAATGTGGTAGTTTTCGCGTAGCTTTTTTATGACACGTAGCATTTTTAATTCAGCGGCTACAGTTAAGCCGTACCCTGATTTTATTTCAATCGCACCCGTACCTAAAGCAATCACTTCTTCTAACCGTTTTACCGATTGTTGGTATAGCTCTTCTTCGGAGGTTTCTTGTAACTTCTTTGCCGAATTTAAGATACCACCACCACGATTGGCAATTTCTTCATAACTTAATCCGTTAATTCTATCTACAAACTCTTGTTCACGATTGCCTGCATATACAATATGCGTATGCGAATCGCACCAAGTTGGCAACATCATTTTACCAGTACAATCCACTATTTTATCAGCAGAGGTAGGGGCTTTTTTCATGCTTCCATAGTCGATAATCATACCGTTTTTAACCAATAAAAACGCATTTTTTATGGTCGGTAAAATATTCATCGCAGCTCCTGATACTTTTTTAGTACTCTTTTCTCTAATTTGGATTAATTCTTTGATGTTTACGAATAAAGTTGTCATTTGAAATACTTAAATTTGTTAGACAAACTTACGTTAAAAACTACAATGTATGATAGATTTTTTAGGAGTGATTTGTGTTTTAATACTCTTTTTTATCTCGTTAATTCACATTTATTGGGCTTTTGGTGGAACGTTATGGGTAGATGCTGTTATACCAACCAAAACGGCAAACGAAAAAGCAATGAATCCGTTTAAACTACTTACTTTTATAGTGGCTATGGTTATCGGTAGTTTTGCAATAGTTTATGCAGAAAAAACACAGTTATTTACGTTAGGTTCTATGCCCAAATGGCTACAAGAGTACGGACTGTATGTTGTAGCAAGTATTTTTCTTATTAGAGCCATAGGTGATTTTAAGTATGTTGGTTTTTTTAAGAAAATTAAAACTACTGCTTTTGCCAAAAACGACACCAAATATTTTTCTCCACTTTGTTTGTTTTTAGGGGTTGTTGGGGTGTTGATGGCGTTTTCGGGGTAAGAGAGAACCATAAATTGTTATAAGTATCTATAGAGCTTACCCTGTTCAAAGCGGTAGCTTTCAAAATGCTTTTCGAATTTTTATTCTACCAACATCAATTTTTTTGAAGCGGACTGATAATTTCTACATCACTAAAAGCAATAGCTCCTCTAATTACCCCATCAATAGTACTTTTTAACGCTTCAATCAATTGCATTTTTAACTGAGATTTATGATAAATCAAACTTACTTCGCGTGCAGGAGACGGCGTTTCAAACTCTCTTAAATGTGACTTATCTCCCTCATTCAAATCTAAAGTATTTAAATAAGGAAGCAGGGTCATTCCTAAACCATCTTTAGAAAGCTTAATTAAGGTGTCAAAACTTCCACTTTCAAGTTGAAAATGCTGTGTTTTATTTCTTTTGTTTGTTCTACAAAGATTAATTACACTATCCTTAAAACAATGTCCGTCTTCTAATAGTAAAATATCATCAACCTCTAAATCGCCAACTTTCAATTTCTTTTGTTTAAATAAATGATGTTCGCTAGGAATTAAACCAATAAAAGGCTCGTAGTATAAAACACGTTCTTTAATAGCTTCATTTTCTAATGGAGTGGCGGCAATTGCCGCATCGACATGTCCGTCTATGAGTTTCCTAATTATTTCTTCAGTAGTTAGTTCTTCAATAATCAGTTTCACTTTAGGATACTTTTTATTAAATGTTTTTAAAAACATTGGAAGTAATGTAGGCATAATTGTAGGTATAATGGCCAATCTAAATTCACCACCTATATACCCTTTTTGCTGATGTACAATATCTATAATTCTATTGCTTTCGTCGATAATAATCTTAGCTTGCTCTACAATACGTTTTCCAACTTCAGTTAGTTCAATAGGTTTTTTTGAGCGGTTAAAAATTTTAGCATCTAATTCTTCCTCTAATTTTTGAATTTGCATGCTCAAAGTAGGCTGTGTAACAAAACAATGTTCTGCAGCTATGGTAAAGTTTTTATATTCAGCGACAGCTAATGTGTATTTTAATTGTGTTATGGTCATCTTTAATAAAAATTTTCAATAAAGATATTAAAATAATTGATTTTGTTTATGGTGAAATTGTAGAAAGTTACGGTAAATTTGTAACAGAAAAAGTAAAGAACTAAAAACCAAAATAATATGTCAACTACAATCTTAGGATTAAATAAAAGTAAAACAGAAAACCTAATAAGCGAATTAAATACATTACTAGCCAATTTTCAAGTGTATTATCAAAATGCTAGAGGTTTGCATTGGAATATAAAGGGAAAAAACTTTTTTGAATTGCACATGAAATTTGAAGAAATTTACACCGATGCACAAGAAAAAGTAGACCTAATAGCAGAGCGTATTTTAACTTTACAAGGACAACCTTTGCATACTTTTGATGATTATACAAACGTATCAAAAGTACCAGTAGGAAAAAATATATCAAACGATGTTGAAGCGGTAAAATTGATTATCGATTCTTTAACTGAATTGTTGAAAATAGAACGTGTAATTCTTGATTTATCTGATGAAGCAGGAGACGAGGGAACAAATTCAATGATGAGTGATTTTATAGTAGAGCAAGAAAAAACGCTTTGGATGATGAATGCTTGGCTAGGCTAAGAAATAATCGTCCATTTTCCGGGGGCACTGAAAAGTAATGCGAAAGCATTACTTTTTTTGTTTTTATCTGCATTAAAAACAAAATTAGAATAAATACTTAATTAAAATACGAATGCTCACAAAGGCAATTAGAATAGCGGTTGCCTTTTTTAGTTGCGTAGCAGTAAAGAATTGGTTGCTCATTCTGTTACCAATTTGTCCGCCTATAAAAACCGTAACTAATAGAATAGAAGTAAGCTGCCAGTTAATAGAAAATTCTGGGTTTGTATACTGACCGATTAGTCCGGATATAGAATTTACCAAAATAAAAAAACTTGCTGTAGCTGCTATTTTTTTAGGAGTATCCCAATTCGTTAAATGAAGTAACGGAGCTAAGAAAACACCGCCGCCAATACCTACCATTCCAGAAATAAGACCAATAATTCCACCATAACTAGCATTTTTTGCCAAGTTTAAATCGGTAGTAGTTTTACTGTCGTTGGTAACTACTTTGTTAGAAGCCCACATGGTAATTGCAGCAAAAAGTAGTGTAAAGCCTAAAAGAATAAAGAAAAAGGTTTGGTTTATACGTAGATATCCTCCCAAAAAAGCCATAGGAATGCTAAATAACGTAAGAGGAATCACTTTTTTCCAATGATATTGTTTTTGCTGTGTATACAGTACAACATTGCCAGTAACCACCATGATATTACAAAGTAAAGCAATGGCCCTTATTTGTGTAAAAAGTAATCCAGTAAGTGCTAAAACAGCTAAATAACTAGACCCCCCACCAAACCCAACTGAAGAGTACAGAACGGCTATGATAAAGAAGAGCAAAATAAGATGCCAATTATGTAAAATAGTATCAATAACAATTTCCATCGGGTAAATATATTGTAAATAAAAATTATAAATGATTTTTTGTAGATTAGTCTACCAAAAAAGAACAAATGAGTTACTACCATATAAAAAACTTAGAAGAATATTTTCAAGTATATAGAAAATCTGTAAGAAATCCTGAATTGTTTTGGGAAGAAATAGCAGAAGAGCACTTTGTTTGGAGAAAAAAATGGGACACTGTGTTAAACTACGATTTTGAAAAAACGGAGTTTAAATGGTTTGAAGGAGCTGAGCTAAACATTACAGAAAATTGTATCGATCGTCATTTGCGTATTAGAGGAGATAAAACAGCTATTCTATTTGAGCCTAATAACCCAAATGAAGCAGCCGAGCATATATCTTACAAAGAATTACATAAGCGTGTTTGTAAATTTGCCAATGTATTAAAAGAACACGGAATTAAAAAAGGAGACAGAGTTTGTATTTATTTACCAATGATTCCAGAATTGGCTATCTCAGTACTAGCCTGTGCTCGTATAGGAGCGATACACTCAGTAGTTTTTGCAGGATTTTCGTCAACAGCATTGGCTACGAGAATTAATGATTGTAAAGCAAAAATGGTAATTACTTCTGATGGTTCTTACAGAGGAGCAAAAACAATTGATTTAAAAAGTATTGTTGACGAAGCATTAGAAGACTGTCCTACTATAGAACATGTATTAGTTGCCAAAAGAATTCATTCCAATATTCAGTTGAAAAAAGGACGAGATAAGTGGCTAGAACCTTTATTGGAAGAAGCGTATCAAGATTGTGTTCCGGAGATTATGGATGCTGAAGCCCCGTTGTTTATACTGTATACTTCTGGTTCAACAGGAAGCCCTAAAGGAATGTTGCACACCACAGCAGGTTACATGGTGTATACAGCCTATACCTTTAAAAATGTTTTTAACTATAAAGAAAACGATGTGTACTGGTGTACCGCAGATATTGGTTGGATAACAGGGCACAGTTATATTGTTTATGGACCATTAGCAAACGGAGCAACTACGGTGATGTTTGAAGGAGTTCCTAACTATCCAGATTTTGGGCGTTTTTGGGAAATTGTTGAAAAACATAATATAAATCAATTTTATACAGCACCCACAGCAATTAGAGCATTGGCAAAAGAAAAATTGGATTTTGTAAACAATTACGATTTGTCATCAATAAAAGTGTTAGGAACGGTAGGAGAGCCAATAAATGAAGAAGCATGGCACTGGTATAATGATAATATAGGAAAGAAGAAAAGCCCCATTGTAGATACTTGGTGGCAAACAGAAACTGGTGGTATGATGATTTCGCCATTGCCCTATATTACGCCTACCAAACCAACCTATGCAACATTGCCCTTGCCAGGAATTCAAGTAGCTTTGATGGATGAAAACGGAAAAGAGATAAATGGCAATCAGGTTGATGGAAGATTGTGCATAAAATTTCCTTGGCCTTCTATGGCAAGAACTATTTGGGGAAACCATCAGCGTTATAAAGAAACGTATTTTTCTGCATTCGATAGTATGTATTTTACAGGCGACGGAGCGCTTCGTGATGAGGTAGGTTATTACCGAATTACGGGTAGGGTAGACGATGTAATTATTGTTTCAGGACACAATTTAGGAACAGCCCCTATTGAAGATGCTATCAATGAACACCCTGCAGTTGCAGAAAGCGCGATTGTTGGTTATCCTCACGATGTAAAAGGAAATGCCTTGTATGGATATGTGATTTTAAAAGAAACAGGAGAGGCAAGAAATCAAGATAATTTACGCAAAGAAATCAATCAAGTTATTACAGAGCATATTGGTCCTATAGCAAAATTGGATAAAATTCAGTTTACGGAAGGTTTACCAAAAACGCGTTCAGGAAAAATTATGCGCCGAATTCTGCGAAAAATAGCACACAATGAATTGGATAGTTTAGGAGACGTTTCCACGCTTTTAAACCCTGAAGTAGTACAAAGTATAATTGATGATAGATTATAACCAAAGCAAAGGGATTTTTGAGTGATTTGGCTTCATATGACTTCATTCAGTTATATGAAATCTACCCGAATTATTGATGTTTAGTTGAAGTATAGAAAGCGTTTAATTTTTAAGGTGTCCTAAAAAGGGGAAGCCTACAGATTAAATTGTGGAGCCTATTTTTGGAACTCTCACACAGTATATGGGCTTGCGCAAAGTTAATGTTAGGGGTATCGATGGGGCGAATACGTGCATGCTCATGGCGGGGGCTGCATACAACATTACATAGCTTTAAAATGAATTCCATTTTTTTAAAATTTGGGGGTTGTGCATCAGCTACCGGTGTTGTAAAACGTTTTTTATTCGATTATAATTTATATTGTAACAGGTAAAGCTCCTGTTTGCCTGAATTCAAATCCATATCAACACTAAACTCATTATTTTGAATTTTTCTAATTAATGCGCCAGAAACGTGAAGAAGATTAATTCCATTTTTTGCTTCCCTTATTCTAAATCCAAAAGGTCTGAACTCCTTTATTTTTCCTAATTGTGGTTCAAATTTTTTAATGTTAGTTAAGAATTCATTTTTGTCAAATTCAAATAATTCGGTATTGAGTAATAATTTCAGAGATTCGTAATCTTTTTTAGTCAATAAATCAACCGTATGATTTACGAGACTCATTCTTTCATCAACTAATTCGAGTGTTTCAGTTGAATACTCAAAGGTCTTTTTTGTTCCGTCCTCAAAAACTATAATCGAATGAATTTCATCATAATTCTCTTTTTCTTCTTTTAAGTTTCTGTAAAAAAGATAGGCAATATTTGAAGCTGGCATCTCGATTCTATTAGCATTATCCTCCAAAATTCCGCTTTTACTCATTTCAAGTTCAAAATATTTTTTCTTTCCGTCTTTTGTTGAAGCGGAAACTCCTATCGCATATTTGCATTGTCCGCCATAAAATTCGAGAATCTCCTTTACTCCAGCATCTTCATTATCAGTTATGCTTATGAAGTTTGATAGAAGTCCAGTTTTTTGTTCACCCTCACGTTTGTTTCCGCAAGATGTTACTAAAAATACACAAATTAATAGGCTTAAAATTCTGTTCATTGATTTCTCTTAAATGTTTTACAACGTTTCGTTGCGTTGTTTACTAATTTACTAAAAATAACTGAACCAATTTTTCATGCACCCCAAGAAAATTTTATCGTAGATTAAATTGTGGAGCCTGTTTTTGGAACTCTCACGCAGTATATGGGCTTGCGCAAAGTTAATGTTAGGGGTATTGATGGGGCGAATAAGTGCATGCTCATGGCGGGGGCTGCATACAACATTAAAAAACTATTAAAATTCTTGGGTACAACTACTAAAACTGAGGCCAAAGCAGCTACTTGTGTGTTTTGGTTAAAAAACGTACGATATCACTTAATAAATGTCGTTTTAAGCTCAGAAAAAAGGCAAAATAAGGAGTTAAAAATTTTGATTTAGTTTTATATAAAGACATTACAAAGCTTTCAAATGAATTCTACCTTTTGAAATTTTGGGGTTGTGCATCAGCTACCATTGTTAGCCGTTGTTATTCTTCATTTTCGTCATTTTCTGGCTAAGGAATACACCTAATAATAAATTCTAAATCTTCATCATCTAGGTTATCTTTTAAATCAGAAAAATCAAGTCGCTGTAATGTATCCATACAACAGATTTCACACTTACCGTTCATTGCTCCAAAGTACATAAACACCAGAACCATTGTCACGTTAACTAAGACCAATTCAGGTTCGCGAGATATCATTTTTACGCTTAAATGTTCATAGGCATGTTCAACCCCATTATCATGGCATTCACTTCCTGATTTTGTTATACTATATTCAAATCCAAGATTGGTTAAACTCTTTAATATGTCAATAAGTTCCTCCCTATTAAAACCAGTAACTCTTTCAAAAAGCGAAAAATCCTCGTGTAAATCTTCTGTTATATCATGTCGGCATGAATGCATTACTAATGCAGTCAGAAATTGTCGTTCTCTATCAGTTGTTAATTTTAATTTATTGAAAATATACAGAACAATGCTTTCAATTTCTTCTTCTTCAAAATCCTCAAATAAAGAATTAAATAACTCTTTGATATAGGTAATATCATCAGGTAGAAACTTCTCAGGTTCAATATCTCCTAACTTTTTGATT
It includes:
- the acs gene encoding acetate--CoA ligase; this encodes MSYYHIKNLEEYFQVYRKSVRNPELFWEEIAEEHFVWRKKWDTVLNYDFEKTEFKWFEGAELNITENCIDRHLRIRGDKTAILFEPNNPNEAAEHISYKELHKRVCKFANVLKEHGIKKGDRVCIYLPMIPELAISVLACARIGAIHSVVFAGFSSTALATRINDCKAKMVITSDGSYRGAKTIDLKSIVDEALEDCPTIEHVLVAKRIHSNIQLKKGRDKWLEPLLEEAYQDCVPEIMDAEAPLFILYTSGSTGSPKGMLHTTAGYMVYTAYTFKNVFNYKENDVYWCTADIGWITGHSYIVYGPLANGATTVMFEGVPNYPDFGRFWEIVEKHNINQFYTAPTAIRALAKEKLDFVNNYDLSSIKVLGTVGEPINEEAWHWYNDNIGKKKSPIVDTWWQTETGGMMISPLPYITPTKPTYATLPLPGIQVALMDENGKEINGNQVDGRLCIKFPWPSMARTIWGNHQRYKETYFSAFDSMYFTGDGALRDEVGYYRITGRVDDVIIVSGHNLGTAPIEDAINEHPAVAESAIVGYPHDVKGNALYGYVILKETGEARNQDNLRKEINQVITEHIGPIAKLDKIQFTEGLPKTRSGKIMRRILRKIAHNELDSLGDVSTLLNPEVVQSIIDDRL
- the hutI gene encoding imidazolonepropionase, with protein sequence MTTLFVNIKELIQIREKSTKKVSGAAMNILPTIKNAFLLVKNGMIIDYGSMKKAPTSADKIVDCTGKMMLPTWCDSHTHIVYAGNREQEFVDRINGLSYEEIANRGGGILNSAKKLQETSEEELYQQSVKRLEEVIALGTGAIEIKSGYGLTVAAELKMLRVIKKLRENYHIPIKATFLGAHAFPTKYKNNKEGYINLIIKEMLPKVAEENLADFVDAFCETGYFSVEDTDQILTAAQSYGLTPKVHVNQFTTIGGVQVSVKHHALSVDHLEVMNSEDIEALKGTQTMPVALPSCSYFLSIPYTPARDIIKAGLPLALATDYNPGSTPSGNMNFVVATACIKMKMTPEEAINAATINGAYAMNLSNEVGSITKGKRANLILTKEIPSYGFLPYSFGSNLIDTVFINGNEVY
- a CDS encoding transposase — translated: MEPVFGTLTQYMGLRKVNVRGIDGANKCMLMAGAAYNIKKLLKFLGTTTKTEAKAATCVFWLKNVRYHLINVVLSSEKRQNKELKILI
- a CDS encoding GIY-YIG nuclease family protein; translated protein: MHTTHHQYYVYIITNKKDGVLYIGVTNNLERRIFEHKNKIVKGFSSKYNLDKLIYFEKYQLIEEAIKREKNMKKWKRVWKINLVVKGNPNWDDLAKNWYN
- a CDS encoding arginase family protein, whose amino-acid sequence is MDDVYDFDISDREKGDLLVKAIDKELSNLIKTIVESGKIPIIIGGGHNNAYGNIKGLSEGKNQPVNVINLDAHTDLRRLEERHSGNGFSYALHEGFIQNYFMFGLHENYTPQYIFEMIHDNINLEYNTFEELEVYQTTSFQSELQRAENFIKDIPFGIEIDLDCVQYFPSSAMTPSGFTPQQARRFTHYFGKLQNASYLHICEGAPAVVRDEIANGQVGKYISYLISDFIKAKNN
- a CDS encoding Dps family protein, which translates into the protein MSTTILGLNKSKTENLISELNTLLANFQVYYQNARGLHWNIKGKNFFELHMKFEEIYTDAQEKVDLIAERILTLQGQPLHTFDDYTNVSKVPVGKNISNDVEAVKLIIDSLTELLKIERVILDLSDEAGDEGTNSMMSDFIVEQEKTLWMMNAWLG
- a CDS encoding DUF3995 domain-containing protein; amino-acid sequence: MIDFLGVICVLILFFISLIHIYWAFGGTLWVDAVIPTKTANEKAMNPFKLLTFIVAMVIGSFAIVYAEKTQLFTLGSMPKWLQEYGLYVVASIFLIRAIGDFKYVGFFKKIKTTAFAKNDTKYFSPLCLFLGVVGVLMAFSG
- a CDS encoding sulfite exporter TauE/SafE family protein, whose amino-acid sequence is MEIVIDTILHNWHLILLFFIIAVLYSSVGFGGGSSYLAVLALTGLLFTQIRAIALLCNIMVVTGNVVLYTQQKQYHWKKVIPLTLFSIPMAFLGGYLRINQTFFFILLGFTLLFAAITMWASNKVVTNDSKTTTDLNLAKNASYGGIIGLISGMVGIGGGVFLAPLLHLTNWDTPKKIAATASFFILVNSISGLIGQYTNPEFSINWQLTSILLVTVFIGGQIGNRMSNQFFTATQLKKATAILIAFVSIRILIKYLF
- a CDS encoding hydrogen peroxide-inducible genes activator, translated to MTITQLKYTLAVAEYKNFTIAAEHCFVTQPTLSMQIQKLEEELDAKIFNRSKKPIELTEVGKRIVEQAKIIIDESNRIIDIVHQQKGYIGGEFRLAIIPTIMPTLLPMFLKTFNKKYPKVKLIIEELTTEEIIRKLIDGHVDAAIAATPLENEAIKERVLYYEPFIGLIPSEHHLFKQKKLKVGDLEVDDILLLEDGHCFKDSVINLCRTNKRNKTQHFQLESGSFDTLIKLSKDGLGMTLLPYLNTLDLNEGDKSHLREFETPSPAREVSLIYHKSQLKMQLIEALKSTIDGVIRGAIAFSDVEIISPLQKN
- a CDS encoding toll/interleukin-1 receptor domain-containing protein, producing the protein MNMKKCLNLEYDVVLSFAGEDRDYVEKTASFLRKSGIKVFYDLYEDIDLWGKDLYQHLDDVYQNKAKYAVVFISEHYKRKLWTNHELKSAQARAFSESEEYILPARFDDTEIPGIRKTIGYVSLIDLTPINFAKKIIKKLGDIEPEKFLPDDITYIKELFNSLFEDFEEEEIESIVLYIFNKLKLTTDRERQFLTALVMHSCRHDITEDLHEDFSLFERVTGFNREELIDILKSLTNLGFEYSITKSGSECHDNGVEHAYEHLSVKMISREPELVLVNVTMVLVFMYFGAMNGKCEICCMDTLQRLDFSDLKDNLDDEDLEFIIRCIP
- a CDS encoding NUDIX hydrolase, which translates into the protein MIFFDFINQIEKLQQKQLGGLDSQFKLAPRLRTQFSEEFIQSKNPKKAAVLALFYPDNNNQTRFLLTERASYNGTHSSQISFPGGKFDKQDSTLQTTALRETHEEVGIHHNAIEIIRQTSNTYIPPSNFLVAPFIGFSEKTPHFTPNEEVAKVIEVLVTDLLDDSNLTSVEMETSYMKNIEVPCFKLNNYIVWGATAMILSEIKDLFK